The genomic stretch GGAGCGAGGAAAAGTCCCAGCAGCGCATCGACGAGCGCCAGGCGCGCAAGGCCACGCTGGAGGAAGAGCAGCAGGCCGAGGCGGCCCGGACCGCCGCGCTGGAGTCCGAGAGCGCGGAAAAGCGCGCCCAGCGCGACGCTCTGGTGGCGAAGGCCACGAGCCTGGACAAGGAACTGGCCGCGCTTCAGCAGAAGATCCGGACGGCCAAGGCGAGCACGGATGCGGCCAAGCGCCGCCAGTGGGAGCTTTCCACCGAGGCCAATGCCTTGCAAAGCAAGCTGGACAAGGCGCGCGCCGCCGCCGCGACAACGCCGGACGTGCAGGCCAAGCAGGACGAGGTCAAGCGGCTGGAAGCGGAAATCGACAGGCTGCTCAAGGAAGCCGAAGCCCTGAGCACGCTTTGATCGGCTTTCCGGAAACCGTTTCCCTTCGTGCGCGGTTCGCGCCGCTCATGTTGACGCCCATGCTCGTCCTGGCGATTGCCCTTTGGCCGGGGGGCTCGTTCGCGGCCATGCTCTCGGCGCAGTCGAACGGCGGCGGCGCGTCTCCGGCCTGGGCCGGAAACGACGACATGCTGCTGTTCTATGAGGCCCTGGTCCGCATTCAGGAGCAGTCCATCCAGGAAGACGGTCCGCGCGAGATCGTACGCAAGGCCATTCGCGGATATTTGCGTCAGGTGGACGATTTCTCGGATTATCTCTCCCCGGAAGAGTACGCCTCCTGGCGCGGGGTGCGCCAGGGCGGCTACGCGGGCGTGGGCATGGACATCTTCACGGACCGCGCAGGCCGGATGATCTGCCTGCCGTATCCGGACGGCCCGGCGGCCCAGGCGGGAATCCGCTACGGCGACGAGCTGACCTTCGTGGGCCGTGAAGCCGTGCAGGGCGTCTCGGTTCGGGTCGTGGGCTCCTGGGTCCGGGGCCGCGTCGGCGAATCCGTGAGTCTCGTGGTCCGGCGGGAAGACGGCAGCGTGCAAAGCCTCTCCCTGGCGCGAAGAGAGATGAAGCTGAATGAGCTTGTCGTGGAAAGGGACGGTCCTTTTCCGCGCCTCAGAATTTACAGCTTCGGGCCGGAAACCGCCGGGCGGCTGCGGCAGGCGCTGGCTGGGTTGCCCGCCGGAACGCCCCGGATCATCGATCTGCGCGGCAACACCGGGG from Paucidesulfovibrio longus DSM 6739 encodes the following:
- a CDS encoding S41 family peptidase; translated protein: MLTPMLVLAIALWPGGSFAAMLSAQSNGGGASPAWAGNDDMLLFYEALVRIQEQSIQEDGPREIVRKAIRGYLRQVDDFSDYLSPEEYASWRGVRQGGYAGVGMDIFTDRAGRMICLPYPDGPAAQAGIRYGDELTFVGREAVQGVSVRVVGSWVRGRVGESVSLVVRREDGSVQSLSLARREMKLNELVVERDGPFPRLRIYSFGPETAGRLRQALAGLPAGTPRIIDLRGNTGGDLYAAIDAAALFLPAGAAIVDVRTRKETKHFAAREPAADRSPVVIWQDGLTASAAEVFVAALVENGRAASVGRTTYGKGVTQTVIELSDGSALFVTNGALRTPKGQYYHRHGLKPGREPASSGGSAEGVLADTVPLWNATLEMLGK